The Gadus chalcogrammus isolate NIFS_2021 chromosome 16, NIFS_Gcha_1.0, whole genome shotgun sequence DNA window CTAGGTTCTTGAGACCGTCTTGAGCTTGCAAACTCACATTCTGGTCTCAACAGGCTTCCTGTAGTTCATAATAAAATATTAGGTTTTGGAAGTGTTCTGTGGTAACTGTTAACATGTCTTTCTCTGATTGGACACTCTCGCACAGGAAAACGAAGAGCAGGCACAGTGTGTCATACCTGTAATCACTTCtatgaaggaggaagagaggctcATAGAGGCATGTACCAAGGTGAGTTGACGAGGGGTTGGGTGGAGATACGTGTCATGTCAAATGTTCACATAACAGTTACATCTTTCGAAAGAACACCTTACCTTGGAAATGTACTGTCAGACTACAACCGATTTGATGGAGCTGAGTTTTTCCTCACTTTGAATCTTAACTTGAcgttattttttgccattctctGCACATTGGTCCTCCGGCCTTCTCTCTCCGTCAGCCTGTGGTTAAGTTGGTGTACAACAGAAGCAATAACAAGTACTCGTATACCAGGTAAGCCACCGGCACTTCCAATGTCCTTCTGGCGCAGACTGAAGTTAATTAACTTCAGTCTTCGGTCCTTTAGGACCGGTCTTCCGAAGCTCATATTGCATGAGTTAATCAAGTCTTTATTAGCCGTGGGCACCCCGGTGGAGTAAATTATTGACCAATTATGTCcctcattgttttttttgcgcCTGCGATAATTAGCACCTCGGACGACAACATGCTGAAGAACATCGAGCTGTTCGACAGACTGTCCATGCGCTACAACGGTCGCATCCTCTTCATCAAGGACGTTATCGGAGACGAGATCTGCTGCTGGTCCTTTTACGGCCAGAGCCGCAAGCTGGCCGAGGTGTGCTGCACCTCCATCCTCTATGCCACGGAGAAGAAGCAGACCAAGGTACCGCCCAACTCACTGTGTCTGAAAAGAGCCCAGTGGAACATCTGTTTCAGTGCGTCACATTGGCGTGGGGGGGGAAAGCCCCCAACATAAACAAGATTGCCCAGGATGAACACAGTGTGTTGTAAAGCTCAGTCCTTTATTATTGGACTCGCTGGTAAAACTGAAGCAATAACAAATGTGTTTAGTGCTTTGATTCATAGCTGTAATTAATACAAGATCAAGTTGGTGGCACTGTTCCTAGAAAGAAAGCTTTCTGACTGAGCGTAACAAGCTACATGGTGGTTTGCTGCCTGAACTAGAACAATGCTGAACTACAACCATTCATTAATCACCATCATCTATGTGTTGTTTATCAGGAAGGCCGCTGAATATCACTGGAAAATCATTTATTTCGTACTTGATCTAATTAGTCATTAAGAGGGTTTAATAAAGCTCATCTTAATAAGTGGATAGAGTTATATGATAGTTGCTAAGGTGACACATTGAAAAAGTGTAATGCATGGACCGGAgctccctggaggaggagagcctgtCCCCCTGAGGGACACCGGGGGCGTGTCCCTCCCATACTCACCGGCTCCGCTGTCACCGGCACCAGGTGGAGTTCCCGGATGCGCGGATTTACGAGGAGACCCTGAACACCCTCCTGTACGAGaccgcccccgcccccgaccACACCCTCCTGGAGGCCACCCGCCGATGCCACGCCCCCTGCGGCTCCCAGAGCGAGGAAGACGACGCGCCGGGGATGGAGCTTCGCGAGCGAGTCCGACGTACCCACGTCAAGCGGTACAGCACCTATGACGACCGGCCGCTAGGACACTGAAGCTGTcactgtggcacacacacacacacacacacacacacacacacacacacacacacacacacacacacacacacacacacacacacacacacacacacacacacacacacacacacacacacacacacacacacacttgccttTCTTCCAGTTGCAAAAATCAGGTCCTGCACCACTGTGTGCAATagtacaaaataataacaatttaaCAAAGCTAAAATCAAACCTTTTTACAAAATATATTGAGGCCGCATGGCATTGTCGACATAATTATAACcccaatgtatttatttaatttggagGTTTCAAAATTGCTGCTTCCAATTGCTTAAACCTTGTTTGTCTAGGGTTATGATCTGATGCTAATATGCACTTTGGTGTCAAAAAATGCGGAGGAGGTTTGCAATCATGTTCTAGTGCAACCGATTCTAGTGCGTGGCAAGAtttgtgaatgaataaagaGTTTCATATGAATGAAGTATTTTGCTAATGGAAATGTTTCTTTAGTAGTGTTTTCCAAATTCAACCACATTTTCCTAACATTTATAATAGgttaattatatatatgtatatgtatatatatatatatatatatatatgtgtgtgtgtgtgtgtgtgtgtgtgtgtgtgtgtgtgtgtgtgtgtgtgtgtgtgtgtgtgtgtgtgtgtgtgtgtgtgtgtgtgtgtgtgtgtgtgtgtgtgtgtatgtatgtctcaAAGATGAACAAAGTAACAGGACACTTAATACCTTTTGCACATAAGATTCATTGAAGTCTGAGTTGgttttaaaaatattaaaaaatatttgaaaacatttttttaatgcagtTTTGTCTAATGCCTAAAAAATGTTTTACCTGACAACATTTTgcttaataatatatttaataatttattatcGAAGAAAATGGAACGCAAGCAGAAAAGAAAGACAAGTAAAATATGTTAAGTGAAGAGGAATTGTGACGAATTGTGCTCTTTTTTTATCCTGGTTTTGACACAATTCATGCTTTCAAAGCAATAGTAGTTCTTTGTAGAAGTTAACCTCATACTGCACTCATCAGTTATATTTTTCTTCTCGACAATTGAGTCCAATAGCACATTGAAAACACAGTAGGACTCCTAACCACACCACTTGTAATAACCTTCCAAACAGTGACAGCCCTCGGTGACACAAACACCGTACATACGGAGTCAGAATAGCTAGCGACAATGGTTTTTAATAAGTGCGTGGAGTGGACAACCCGTGAGGCAGCAGCTCTAAACGGTGAATTTGCACCAAATGGAAGTTGCTCCATATCATGCCGACATGACGTcacaagcctttttttttttttgctgcagcCAAATTTGGCATCACATCTGATAAGGGGATGGTGGGCACAGTCTTTTTTTATGAAGTTATTTATAGCTTTTAATGCCTTGGTTTCATGAAGCTTATTTAATGCACGCTGAATGCATTCTAATAACAATTCTAGTAAGCTCTGAACGCAACAATGTGCTATCATGGCAACAGTTTATTTTGACGGAGGATTGCAGGAGATCCgtttattcaaatggatgctttgTGTGTTTAATAACATAATTGCAACGTGGTGTTTGAGAAGACCAGAATTTGCTTTACTATTGTGTTTACACATGTATTTGCATTGGGCTCCGTTCAAATAATCAAAACACGGCAATCAAACCGTACCAGCGACGTTGTGGTTCCTCGGTCACGTTAGAGAAACGCTAAAAATAACCGTCTGTGAGCTTCAATGATGCTGGGAGGATTCTGGGAGCGTGAAGTGATTTAGTCCATTGATCAATAACGCGCGAGAGGCGGATCCTGCTCCTCTCCGCGTCACTCCGAGAGGCACGTGAAGACACGCTCCTCCGTGCAGCGCTCCGCGGCGGCACACCGATGAGGATGCGTCAGTGTCCGGCTGTCAGTGGAAGCTCTTCggctgtgaggaggaggaaggaggaaataagtaaatagatatataaaaaaaaaaaaagggggggaacGGTGCAGACTGAGCTCAGATCTCGGACGCTCGTTCATCGCGGACGCTCGTGGGCCGACTCCGGCAGACTCACAGCCATGGGGTCCTCCGCCGAGGAAGGCTTTAAAGAGAAATTATTATGGACCGTGAAACGAGAGGTAGGAGGTCTGGATAAACGCCCCTGTTGAGCTCGATGATCCAGACCCCTGCTccgtggagccagcggggggttGACACCACAGAGCAAGGGGCTGGATCATCGAGTGCGTGATGTGTTTTGCAGGTTTTAAAACGACTATGGTTTCTGTTTTGTCTCAGTGTGATGACAGATGTGTTGCGTGTGCAAGACCCGTCAGCTCTGGGTTTTAATTGTGCGtggttactttatttttttctcgtAATATTAAATTGTGCAGAGACagttgtggtgtttgtgtgtgtgtgtgtgtgtgtgtgtgtgtgtgtgtgtgtgtgtgtgtgtgtgtgtgtgtgtgtgtgtgtgtgtgtgtgtgtgtgtgtgtgtgtgtgtgtgtgtgtgtgtgggggggttaaaATCATTGATTGTGTAATTTGTTTACTTATATGCTGTTGGATAAGTTTACCAACAGTTGATATTCACGTAATGGCATACTATTCTGGAGGAAGTAGCGCCACATTTACTTTAGCTGCTGCACATCTCCGTCCATGCGTTCTCATTGTGAAATGGATATGGATGTTTATTCATTTAAGTTTCACTTTTCTTTTGGAATCATCGCGACAAAATTAATATTTAATACTTAATCAACCAGTATTGGTTTAAAGCTGACTGATGTGCTACTTTATAAACGATCAATGCTTCTCTGCATCAATAATGCATCCCACCCGTAGTAATAAGGCAAAGTTATTATAATATGTTTGAAAAACCAGGCCTGTAATCTTTTGTTCTTTATTGCTGACAATTATAATAGCGACCTGTCTCCCTAGTCCCCTCTAGTGGCACAATAATGGCACAGCTTGAGACCAAAATTCACTTTGTCTTTCAGTAGGCTAATCAGAAAagctttttttaaatcaattatGAGGGCACTGAACACGCAAACACTATCCTGCATCAGCCTAGTTTTACTCTGTAAATGTTCTATATTGGAATTGATTTAATCCATTGACTCAATGAACTTCAGAAATATCAACGTTTTCTTAAGTCCTTCACCCCTCATGCATCTATGAATACGTGAATAAATCCGCTACCAACAATGTGTGCAACGTACAACTGGGGACGGTTTGCTCATAAATATGTGTCTTTTCATCCAAACAACGAACATGGAGGACGTGAGATTTGGGTACTGGCTCACAAAAAAATACTGACTTCTTCATAACGTTAAATGTGATAGGCTAGGTGTGTTTGAATAAATACAGTTGTGTATCGTATGCATTTTGAAGGATGTCCCGGCCGGTCTTTTTTATTAGATACATAATCTTAGAAACATCTTAGAAATTATAGTTTTGGTAAACCGCCTAAGGAATATAGGTGGTGCAAATCCTCCCCTTGTAGCTTTTGTTATATACCTTTACATGTTTTATTAGGATTACATTTTCCAACAAGAGCTGCATTGCTTCAGGTTTTATAGGTATACCTATAACATTGccaatttgtttgttttgcaatATCCTGACAGATAGATA harbors:
- the tnfaip1 gene encoding BTB/POZ domain-containing adapter for CUL3-mediated RhoA degradation protein 2 isoform X2; the encoded protein is MSGASALHAPQSLDDPPLACPKTKTCTSRTAVGPGKYVRLNVGGTLFYTTLEVLTRQDSMLKAMFSGKQEVFTDREGWILIDRSGKHFGSILGYLREGAATLPKGHQAVLELLAEAKFYLLQGLEELCQSSLQENEEQAQCVIPVITSMKEEERLIEACTKPVVKLVYNRSNNKYSYTSTSDDNMLKNIELFDRLSMRYNGRILFIKDVIGDEICCWSFYGQSRKLAEVCCTSILYATEKKQTKVEFPDARIYEETLNTLLYETAPAPDHTLLEATRRCHAPCGSQSEEDDAPGMELRERVRRTHVKRYSTYDDRPLGH